In Myripristis murdjan chromosome 2, fMyrMur1.1, whole genome shotgun sequence, a genomic segment contains:
- the raph1b gene encoding ras-associated and pleckstrin homology domains-containing protein 1b isoform X4, producing MDQVSDDELDHGAEEDSDKEDQDLDKMFGAWLGELDKLTQSLDDGRPQKALQKPPLRQETNMANFSYRFSMYNINEALNQGDTVDLDALMADLCSIEQELNTIGKPNSSSRSQGQAKQRAPGGRSASTKQSSGGGSSSGGSTSSSTRASPANTVRGGSVNTRPVASNFSLDDITAQLEKASLSMDEAARQTSSSSSSSSSSYSSTTLRRPSSGSSGGGQHRRTGSVGTVSEQEAPSQRSSVNSACASASSMDSLDIDKVLKGGEAEGQSAPNAQGQGQTSTEEEQAAKLKAEKIRVALEKIKEAQVKKLVIRVHMSDESSKTMMVDERQSVRQVLDSLLDKSHCGYSPDWSLVETINELQMERIFEDHENLVENLLNWTRDSHNKLMFIERIEKYALFKNPQNYLLGRKETSEMADRNKEALLEECFCGSSVSVPEIEGVLWLKEDGKKSWKKRYFLLRASGIYYVPKGKAKASRDLVCFLQLDHVNVYYGQDYRSKYKAPTDYCLALKHPQIQKKSQYIKYLCCDDVRTLHQWVNGIRIAKYGKQLYMNYQEAMKRTEAAYDWSSLSTSSIRSGSSSASIPESQSNHSGQSDSGVDTGSSHGRSQSVVSSIFSEAWKRGTQMEENTKMRMESSRGATLPHSGHSHRHHSQHSVDHPAPTPPPQSQPQPQPQSHHHPPQHQHPPQAQHPPLQAQPPPPPPQHQHLPPQPQPPQQAAPPPPQSPQQPPQPPQQQQQQQLQLQQQQLQQQLQQQQQQQQQQQQQLQQQLQQQQQLQQLQQQQLQQQLQQQQLQQQLQQQQLQQQLQLQQQQLQQQLQLQQQQQQPPPPPPPPPPPPPPPVQSVSHHSPAPTMYKYSTITRFQNQKASQAANHHRLPNHLHAGAQQVLPPGPVPPAAQVSVKPQVKPQVNHIPPAANVPPPPPPPPPPPPSMPTPGSAMAVLKLGPPSPASPMAFTPPAPPPPQANGVAFPPPPPPPPPPPAPMPGVCQPVCHNGLKQALKERFPSPPRELLSPNGYLEESPPPAPAPPPPPPPPPPPPPPPPPPQQFPVPAQFPPPPTPPPAPPKTFTPGFLPQTAPKPVSPVSPFPPAPPPGALGGPAPPPPPPPPPPAPLKKQFSLQTGHASGPPPPTLPKQHSLSKPPPISTGAPPATSLVKQIASQFPGASSQAASHAESPKAPLSPPAVKAKPKWQPGGGQQSQSSDFPPPPPPETNTGFPAPPPPPPPPPAPVTGPTPPPPPLPPGGLGSPLKKSPTGPSCFGMKKPPPTPQRNSSIKSDSSASYQESRRNLLSKFAPQNNTPSSSSCPASSSTGSPSKDPPAGPPAPPKPGKLNLANLPLALQAKVGQARQSSGDFPSPPPECAYFPPPPPASELLPPPPLPGGDAHSGAPKVAVVNPQPQAPPPPPPVSLVSNPTWGKGSLKKTPPPTLVRRNNTTPEPPPLSPPPQLPPPTSPKGSSGQPNFLEDLNRTLKRKSVGRQGSLNASRLSGKLDPAGTMDDMALPPPPPELLLDQEKQGNGGNGGYMSGNISGYATLRRGPPPAPPKRGDNTKLTGEC from the exons ATGGACCAGGTGTCAGATGATGAGTTGGACCATGGGGCGGAGGAGGACAGCGATAAGGAGGATCAGGACCTGGACAAGATGTTTGGAGCCTGGCTTGGCGAGCTGGACAAGCTCACACAG aGTCTGGACGATGGCCGGCCCCAGAAGGCATTGCAGAAGCCCCCTCTCAGGCAGGAGACCAACATGGCCAACTTCTCCTACCGCTTCTCCATGTACAACATCAATG AGGCGTTGAACCAGGGAGACACCGTAGACTTGGACGCCCTGATGGCTGACCTGTGCTCCATCGAGCAGGAGCTCAACACCATCGGCAAGCCCAACTCCTCGTCCCGCAGCCAGGGCCAAGCCAAGCAACGGGCTCCCGGGGGCCGCAGTGCCAGCACCAAGCAGAGCAGTGGGGGAGGGAGCAGCAGTGGAG ggagcaccagcagcagcacccggGCGTCGCCTGCCAACACGGTTCGCGGCGGCAGCGTCAACACCCGGCCCGTGGCCTCCAACTTCTCCCTGGACGACATCACGGCTCAGCTGGAGAAGGCCTCGCTCAGCATGGACGAAGCGGCCCGCCAgacctcgtcttcctcctcctcttcctcctcttcctactCCTCCACCACGCTGCGGCGGCCCTCGTCCGGCTCCTCTGGCGGCGGGCAGCACCGGAGGACAGGCTCGGTGGGCACGGTCAGCGAACAGGAAGCTCCATCCCAGCGCTCCAGTGTAAATTCAGCATGTGCCTCAGCGTCCAGCATGGACTCGCTGGATATCGATAAAGTGCTGAAGGGAGGAGAGGCGGAGGGTCAGAGCGCCCCGAACGCACAGGGACAAGGCCAGACCAGCACCGAG GAGGAACAGGCTGCCAAATTGAAGGCAGAGAAGATCCGAGTTGCCCTGGAAAAAATCAAGGAGGCACAAGTCAAAAAG CTGGTGATCAGGGTCCACATGTCGGACGAGAGCTCCAAGACCATGATGGTGGACGAGAGGCAGTCGGTCAGGCAGGTGCTGGACAGCCTGCTGGACAAGTCGCACTGCGGCTACAGCCCAGACTGGTCCTTGGTGGAAACCATCAACGAACTGCAGATGG AGCGAATCTTTGAGGATCATGAGAATTTGGTGGAAAATCTGCTAAACTGGACCCGAGACAGTCACAACAAGCTCATGTTCATCGAACGCATTGAGAAGTACGCCCTGTTCAAGAACCCTCAG AACTATTTGTTGGGGCGGAAGGAGACGTCAGAGATGGCTGACAGGAATAAAGAGGCTTTATTAGAG GAGTGTTTCTGTGGCAGCTCGGTGTCCGTGCCAGAGATTGAGGGGGTGCTGTGGCTGAAGGAGGATGGGAAGAAGTCATGGAAGAAACGATACTTCCTCCTCAGGGCTTCAGGGATCTACTATGTCCCCAAAGGCAAAGCCAAG gCCTCCAGAGATCTGGTGTGCTTCCTGCAGTTGGACCATGTTAACGTGTACTATGGCCAGGACTACCGCAGCAAATACAAGGCTCCTACTGACTACTGCCTGGCTCTTAAG CACCCACAAATCCAGAAGAAATCCCAGTATATCAAGTATCTGTGCTGTGATGATGTCAGAACTCTGCACCAATGGGTGAACGGGATTCGCATCGCCAAG tATGGGAAGCAGCTATATATGAACTACCAGGAAGCCATGAAGAGGACAGAGGCGGCGTATGACTGgtcctccctctccacctccagcaTCCGATCAGGCTCCAGCTCCGCCAGCATACCTG AGTCCCAGTCTAACCATTCAGGCCAGTCAGACAGTGGGGTGGACACAGGCTCCTCTCATGGCCGGTCCCAGAGTGTGGTCAGCTCCATCTTCTCCGAGGCCTGGAAGAGAGGCACCCAGATGGAGGAAAACACCAAG ATGAGGATGGAGTCATCCAGAGGTGCCACACTCCCACATTCTGGTCACAGCCACCGGCATCACAGCCAACACTCAGTCGACCATCCCGCACCAAcaccccctccccagtcccagCCTCAGCCGCAGCCTCAGTCCCATCACCACCCTCCCCAGCATCAACACCCACCCCAGGCCCAGCACCCCCCTCTGCAGGCCcagcctccaccaccaccaccgcagCATCAGCACCTTCCCCCCCAGCCTCAGCCTCCTCAACAGGCTGCCCCACCGCCACCCCAGTCCCCCCAGCAGCCACCACAGcccccccagcagcagcagcagcaacaactacaactacaacaacagcaactacaacagcaactacaacaacaacaacaacaacaacaacaacaacaacaacaactacaacagcaactacaacaacaacaacaactacagcaactacaacaacaacaactacaacagcaactacaacaacaacaattacaacaacaactacaacaacaacaattacaacagcaactacaactacaacaacaacaactacagcagcaactacaactacagcaacagcagcagcagcctccccctcctcctccccctccgcctccgcctcccCCGCCCCCAGTCCAGAGCGTGTCGCACCACTCTCCAGCTCCCACCATGTACAAGTACAGCACAATCACCAGGTTCCAGAACCAGAAGGCGTCCCAGGCTGCTAACCACCACAGGTTGCCCAATCACCTCCACGCCGGGGCCCAGCAGGTCCTGCCCCCGGGGCCGGTACCTCCAGCAGCGCAAGTGTCTGTCAAGCCCCAGGTCAAGCCCCAGGTCAATCACATCCCACCTGCAGCTAACGTCccacctccgcctcctcctcctcctcctccaccaccttcAATGCCCACCCCCGGGTCGGCCATGGCTGTGCTAAAGCTGGGCCCTCCTAGCCCGGCTTCCCCGATGGCCTTCACCcctccagctccacctcctccacaagCCAATGGAGTTGcgtttcctccccctcctcctcctcctccaccaccaccagctcCCATGCCCGGTGTGTGCCAACCTGTGTGCCACAACGGGCTGAAGCAGGCGCTAAAGGAGAGGTTCCCCAGCCCACCGCGGGAGCTCCTCTCTCCAAACGGATACCTTGAGGAGTCCCCACCACCTGCTCCGGCTCCACcgcccccacctcctccccctccgccacccccaccacctccacctcccccgCAGCAGTTCCCAGTGCCGGCCCagttccctcctcctcctacacCCCCGCCAGCCCCACCCAAAACCTTCACGCCGGGCTTCCTCCCTCAGACAGCCCCCAAGCCCGTGTCACCTGTCTCACCATTCCCTCCCGCGCCACCTCCTGGTGCTTTGGGTGGCCCAGCCCCgccaccaccccctccccctcctccacctgctcccCTGAAGAAGCAGTTCAGCCTTCAGACAGGCCACGCCTCTGGCCCGCCTCCTCCCACGCTGCCCAAACAGCACAGCCTGTCCAAGCCACCGCCCATTTCCACCGGAGCCCCTCCTGCCACCTCCTTAGTCAAGCAGATAGCCAGCCAGTTCCCAGGCGCCTCGTCCCAAGCAGCCAGTCACGCTGAGAGCCCCAAAGCGCCCCTCTCCCCACCTGCAGTGAAGGCCAAACCAAAATGGCAGCCAGGTGGTGGCCAGCAGTCGCAGTCTTCAGACttcccacctcctccacctccagagACCAACACAGGcttccctgctcctcctccacctcccccacctcctcccgcCCCCGTCACGGgccccaccccacctcctccccctcttccccctGGAGGCCTGGGTTCCCCCTTGAAGAAGTCCCCCACCGGCCCCTCCTGTTTTGGAATGAAGAAACCTCCTCCCACCCCGCAGAGGAACTCCAGCATCAAGTCCGACTCCTCAGCTTCCTACCAGGAGTCCAGGAGGAACCTACTCAGCAAGTTTGCCCCACAGAACAACAcgccttcttcctcctcctgtcctgcctcctcctccactggaTCCCCCTCCAAGGACCCCCCAGCTGGACCCCCTGCTCCCCCCAAACCAGGCAAGCTCAACCTAGCCAACCTGCCGTTGGCTCTCCAGGCAAAAGTGGGCCAGGCCCGGCAGTCCAGTGGCGACTTCCCATCCCCGCCACCTGAGTGCGCCTActtccctcctcccccaccagCCTCTGAGCTTTTGCCCCCTCCACCGCTCCCTGGCGGTGACGCCCACAGCGGAGCCCCCAAAGTGGCCGTGGTCAACCCCCAGCCACAggctccccctccccctccgcctGTCTCCCTCGTCAGCAACCCCACCTGGGGAAAGGGCTCACTGAAGAAGACTCCACCTCCCACGCTTGTTCGGCGTAATAACACTACCCCGGAGCCCCCCCCACTCTCTCCGCCGCCCCAGCTCCCTCCACCCACCTCCCCAAAGGGCAGCTCAGGCCAGCCCAACTTCCTGGAGGACCTCAACCGGACTCTGAAGCGCAAGTCCGTGGGCCGCCAGGGCTCGCTCAACGCCTCTCGCCTCTCAGGCAAGCTGGACCCTGCCGGCACCATGGACGACATGGCGCTGCCTCCCCCGCCCCCTGAGCTGCTCCTGGACCAGGAGAAGCAGGGCAACGGGGGGAACGGGGGCTACATGTCCGGGAACATCTCAGGCTATGCAACGCTAAGGCGAGGACCCCCGCCCGCGCCACCCAAACGTGGGGACAACACCAAACTTACCGGAGAGTGTTGA
- the raph1b gene encoding ras-associated and pleckstrin homology domains-containing protein 1b isoform X3, whose amino-acid sequence MDQVSDDELDHGAEEDSDKEDQDLDKMFGAWLGELDKLTQSLDDGRPQKALQKPPLRQETNMANFSYRFSMYNINEALNQGDTVDLDALMADLCSIEQELNTIGKPNSSSRSQGQAKQRAPGGRSASTKQSSGGGSSSGGSTSSSTRASPANTVRGGSVNTRPVASNFSLDDITAQLEKASLSMDEAARQTSSSSSSSSSSYSSTTLRRPSSGSSGGGQHRRTGSVGTVSEQEAPSQRSSVNSACASASSMDSLDIDKVLKGGEAEGQSAPNAQGQGQTSTEHSYLDRETSLILKSIAGKPSHLLTKEEQAAKLKAEKIRVALEKIKEAQVKKLVIRVHMSDESSKTMMVDERQSVRQVLDSLLDKSHCGYSPDWSLVETINELQMERIFEDHENLVENLLNWTRDSHNKLMFIERIEKYALFKNPQNYLLGRKETSEMADRNKEALLEECFCGSSVSVPEIEGVLWLKEDGKKSWKKRYFLLRASGIYYVPKGKAKASRDLVCFLQLDHVNVYYGQDYRSKYKAPTDYCLALKHPQIQKKSQYIKYLCCDDVRTLHQWVNGIRIAKYGKQLYMNYQEAMKRTEAAYDWSSLSTSSIRSGSSSASIPESQSNHSGQSDSGVDTGSSHGRSQSVVSSIFSEAWKRGTQMEENTKMRMESSRGATLPHSGHSHRHHSQHSVDHPAPTPPPQSQPQPQPQSHHHPPQHQHPPQAQHPPLQAQPPPPPPQHQHLPPQPQPPQQAAPPPPQSPQQPPQPPQQQQQQQLQLQQQQLQQQLQQQQQQQQQQQQQLQQQLQQQQQLQQLQQQQLQQQLQQQQLQQQLQQQQLQQQLQLQQQQLQQQLQLQQQQQQPPPPPPPPPPPPPPPVQSVSHHSPAPTMYKYSTITRFQNQKASQAANHHRLPNHLHAGAQQVLPPGPVPPAAQVSVKPQVKPQVNHIPPAANVPPPPPPPPPPPPSMPTPGSAMAVLKLGPPSPASPMAFTPPAPPPPQANGVAFPPPPPPPPPPPAPMPGVCQPVCHNGLKQALKERFPSPPRELLSPNGYLEESPPPAPAPPPPPPPPPPPPPPPPPPQQFPVPAQFPPPPTPPPAPPKTFTPGFLPQTAPKPVSPVSPFPPAPPPGALGGPAPPPPPPPPPPAPLKKQFSLQTGHASGPPPPTLPKQHSLSKPPPISTGAPPATSLVKQIASQFPGASSQAASHAESPKAPLSPPAVKAKPKWQPGGGQQSQSSDFPPPPPPETNTGFPAPPPPPPPPPAPVTGPTPPPPPLPPGGLGSPLKKSPTGPSCFGMKKPPPTPQRNSSIKSDSSASYQESRRNLLSKFAPQNNTPSSSSCPASSSTGSPSKDPPAGPPAPPKPGKLNLANLPLALQAKVGQARQSSGDFPSPPPECAYFPPPPPASELLPPPPLPGGDAHSGAPKVAVVNPQPQAPPPPPPVSLVSNPTWGKGSLKKTPPPTLVRRNNTTPEPPPLSPPPQLPPPTSPKGSSGQPNFLEDLNRTLKRKSVGRQGSLNASRLSGKLDPAGTMDDMALPPPPPELLLDQEKQGNGGNGGYMSGNISGYATLRRGPPPAPPKRGDNTKLTGEC is encoded by the exons ATGGACCAGGTGTCAGATGATGAGTTGGACCATGGGGCGGAGGAGGACAGCGATAAGGAGGATCAGGACCTGGACAAGATGTTTGGAGCCTGGCTTGGCGAGCTGGACAAGCTCACACAG aGTCTGGACGATGGCCGGCCCCAGAAGGCATTGCAGAAGCCCCCTCTCAGGCAGGAGACCAACATGGCCAACTTCTCCTACCGCTTCTCCATGTACAACATCAATG AGGCGTTGAACCAGGGAGACACCGTAGACTTGGACGCCCTGATGGCTGACCTGTGCTCCATCGAGCAGGAGCTCAACACCATCGGCAAGCCCAACTCCTCGTCCCGCAGCCAGGGCCAAGCCAAGCAACGGGCTCCCGGGGGCCGCAGTGCCAGCACCAAGCAGAGCAGTGGGGGAGGGAGCAGCAGTGGAG ggagcaccagcagcagcacccggGCGTCGCCTGCCAACACGGTTCGCGGCGGCAGCGTCAACACCCGGCCCGTGGCCTCCAACTTCTCCCTGGACGACATCACGGCTCAGCTGGAGAAGGCCTCGCTCAGCATGGACGAAGCGGCCCGCCAgacctcgtcttcctcctcctcttcctcctcttcctactCCTCCACCACGCTGCGGCGGCCCTCGTCCGGCTCCTCTGGCGGCGGGCAGCACCGGAGGACAGGCTCGGTGGGCACGGTCAGCGAACAGGAAGCTCCATCCCAGCGCTCCAGTGTAAATTCAGCATGTGCCTCAGCGTCCAGCATGGACTCGCTGGATATCGATAAAGTGCTGAAGGGAGGAGAGGCGGAGGGTCAGAGCGCCCCGAACGCACAGGGACAAGGCCAGACCAGCACCGAG CACTCCTATCTGGACCGAGAAACCTCGCTCATTCTGAAAAGCATAGCTGGAAAGCCCTCTCACCTCCTGACCAAG GAGGAACAGGCTGCCAAATTGAAGGCAGAGAAGATCCGAGTTGCCCTGGAAAAAATCAAGGAGGCACAAGTCAAAAAG CTGGTGATCAGGGTCCACATGTCGGACGAGAGCTCCAAGACCATGATGGTGGACGAGAGGCAGTCGGTCAGGCAGGTGCTGGACAGCCTGCTGGACAAGTCGCACTGCGGCTACAGCCCAGACTGGTCCTTGGTGGAAACCATCAACGAACTGCAGATGG AGCGAATCTTTGAGGATCATGAGAATTTGGTGGAAAATCTGCTAAACTGGACCCGAGACAGTCACAACAAGCTCATGTTCATCGAACGCATTGAGAAGTACGCCCTGTTCAAGAACCCTCAG AACTATTTGTTGGGGCGGAAGGAGACGTCAGAGATGGCTGACAGGAATAAAGAGGCTTTATTAGAG GAGTGTTTCTGTGGCAGCTCGGTGTCCGTGCCAGAGATTGAGGGGGTGCTGTGGCTGAAGGAGGATGGGAAGAAGTCATGGAAGAAACGATACTTCCTCCTCAGGGCTTCAGGGATCTACTATGTCCCCAAAGGCAAAGCCAAG gCCTCCAGAGATCTGGTGTGCTTCCTGCAGTTGGACCATGTTAACGTGTACTATGGCCAGGACTACCGCAGCAAATACAAGGCTCCTACTGACTACTGCCTGGCTCTTAAG CACCCACAAATCCAGAAGAAATCCCAGTATATCAAGTATCTGTGCTGTGATGATGTCAGAACTCTGCACCAATGGGTGAACGGGATTCGCATCGCCAAG tATGGGAAGCAGCTATATATGAACTACCAGGAAGCCATGAAGAGGACAGAGGCGGCGTATGACTGgtcctccctctccacctccagcaTCCGATCAGGCTCCAGCTCCGCCAGCATACCTG AGTCCCAGTCTAACCATTCAGGCCAGTCAGACAGTGGGGTGGACACAGGCTCCTCTCATGGCCGGTCCCAGAGTGTGGTCAGCTCCATCTTCTCCGAGGCCTGGAAGAGAGGCACCCAGATGGAGGAAAACACCAAG ATGAGGATGGAGTCATCCAGAGGTGCCACACTCCCACATTCTGGTCACAGCCACCGGCATCACAGCCAACACTCAGTCGACCATCCCGCACCAAcaccccctccccagtcccagCCTCAGCCGCAGCCTCAGTCCCATCACCACCCTCCCCAGCATCAACACCCACCCCAGGCCCAGCACCCCCCTCTGCAGGCCcagcctccaccaccaccaccgcagCATCAGCACCTTCCCCCCCAGCCTCAGCCTCCTCAACAGGCTGCCCCACCGCCACCCCAGTCCCCCCAGCAGCCACCACAGcccccccagcagcagcagcagcaacaactacaactacaacaacagcaactacaacagcaactacaacaacaacaacaacaacaacaacaacaacaacaacaactacaacagcaactacaacaacaacaacaactacagcaactacaacaacaacaactacaacagcaactacaacaacaacaattacaacaacaactacaacaacaacaattacaacagcaactacaactacaacaacaacaactacagcagcaactacaactacagcaacagcagcagcagcctccccctcctcctccccctccgcctccgcctcccCCGCCCCCAGTCCAGAGCGTGTCGCACCACTCTCCAGCTCCCACCATGTACAAGTACAGCACAATCACCAGGTTCCAGAACCAGAAGGCGTCCCAGGCTGCTAACCACCACAGGTTGCCCAATCACCTCCACGCCGGGGCCCAGCAGGTCCTGCCCCCGGGGCCGGTACCTCCAGCAGCGCAAGTGTCTGTCAAGCCCCAGGTCAAGCCCCAGGTCAATCACATCCCACCTGCAGCTAACGTCccacctccgcctcctcctcctcctcctccaccaccttcAATGCCCACCCCCGGGTCGGCCATGGCTGTGCTAAAGCTGGGCCCTCCTAGCCCGGCTTCCCCGATGGCCTTCACCcctccagctccacctcctccacaagCCAATGGAGTTGcgtttcctccccctcctcctcctcctccaccaccaccagctcCCATGCCCGGTGTGTGCCAACCTGTGTGCCACAACGGGCTGAAGCAGGCGCTAAAGGAGAGGTTCCCCAGCCCACCGCGGGAGCTCCTCTCTCCAAACGGATACCTTGAGGAGTCCCCACCACCTGCTCCGGCTCCACcgcccccacctcctccccctccgccacccccaccacctccacctcccccgCAGCAGTTCCCAGTGCCGGCCCagttccctcctcctcctacacCCCCGCCAGCCCCACCCAAAACCTTCACGCCGGGCTTCCTCCCTCAGACAGCCCCCAAGCCCGTGTCACCTGTCTCACCATTCCCTCCCGCGCCACCTCCTGGTGCTTTGGGTGGCCCAGCCCCgccaccaccccctccccctcctccacctgctcccCTGAAGAAGCAGTTCAGCCTTCAGACAGGCCACGCCTCTGGCCCGCCTCCTCCCACGCTGCCCAAACAGCACAGCCTGTCCAAGCCACCGCCCATTTCCACCGGAGCCCCTCCTGCCACCTCCTTAGTCAAGCAGATAGCCAGCCAGTTCCCAGGCGCCTCGTCCCAAGCAGCCAGTCACGCTGAGAGCCCCAAAGCGCCCCTCTCCCCACCTGCAGTGAAGGCCAAACCAAAATGGCAGCCAGGTGGTGGCCAGCAGTCGCAGTCTTCAGACttcccacctcctccacctccagagACCAACACAGGcttccctgctcctcctccacctcccccacctcctcccgcCCCCGTCACGGgccccaccccacctcctccccctcttccccctGGAGGCCTGGGTTCCCCCTTGAAGAAGTCCCCCACCGGCCCCTCCTGTTTTGGAATGAAGAAACCTCCTCCCACCCCGCAGAGGAACTCCAGCATCAAGTCCGACTCCTCAGCTTCCTACCAGGAGTCCAGGAGGAACCTACTCAGCAAGTTTGCCCCACAGAACAACAcgccttcttcctcctcctgtcctgcctcctcctccactggaTCCCCCTCCAAGGACCCCCCAGCTGGACCCCCTGCTCCCCCCAAACCAGGCAAGCTCAACCTAGCCAACCTGCCGTTGGCTCTCCAGGCAAAAGTGGGCCAGGCCCGGCAGTCCAGTGGCGACTTCCCATCCCCGCCACCTGAGTGCGCCTActtccctcctcccccaccagCCTCTGAGCTTTTGCCCCCTCCACCGCTCCCTGGCGGTGACGCCCACAGCGGAGCCCCCAAAGTGGCCGTGGTCAACCCCCAGCCACAggctccccctccccctccgcctGTCTCCCTCGTCAGCAACCCCACCTGGGGAAAGGGCTCACTGAAGAAGACTCCACCTCCCACGCTTGTTCGGCGTAATAACACTACCCCGGAGCCCCCCCCACTCTCTCCGCCGCCCCAGCTCCCTCCACCCACCTCCCCAAAGGGCAGCTCAGGCCAGCCCAACTTCCTGGAGGACCTCAACCGGACTCTGAAGCGCAAGTCCGTGGGCCGCCAGGGCTCGCTCAACGCCTCTCGCCTCTCAGGCAAGCTGGACCCTGCCGGCACCATGGACGACATGGCGCTGCCTCCCCCGCCCCCTGAGCTGCTCCTGGACCAGGAGAAGCAGGGCAACGGGGGGAACGGGGGCTACATGTCCGGGAACATCTCAGGCTATGCAACGCTAAGGCGAGGACCCCCGCCCGCGCCACCCAAACGTGGGGACAACACCAAACTTACCGGAGAGTGTTGA